In Oryza brachyantha chromosome 1, ObraRS2, whole genome shotgun sequence, the following are encoded in one genomic region:
- the LOC102708300 gene encoding uncharacterized protein LOC102708300: MEFGGGGRDAGARARRQLQAAGRAAAYLGGGFLLLSAASSAAVRSLRSLSDANQRKFAAPCGACEGKGTYACRLCRGSATIEWSPLYDPVFVNPCLCPTCDGTRVQRCLNCLGKGYA; encoded by the exons ATGgagttcggcggcggcggacgagacgccggcgcccgcgccaGGCGGCAGCTGCAggcggccggccgcgccgcggcgtACCTCGGCGGtggcttcctcctcctttccgCCGCATCCtctgccgccgtccgctccCTCCGCTCCCTCTCCGACGCCAACCAG AGGAAATTCGCGGCTCCATGTGGCGCCTGCGAGGGGAAGGGGACCTACGCGTGCAGGCTCTGCAGGGGCAGCGCGACGATCGAGTGGTCTCCGCTCTACGACCCGGTGTTCGTCAACCCGTGCCTCTGCCCTACCTGTGACGGGACTAG GGTGCAGCGATGCTTGAATTGCCTGGGAAAAGGCTATGCTTGA